In one window of Janthinobacterium sp. 1_2014MBL_MicDiv DNA:
- the pedF gene encoding cytochrome c-550 PedF, producing the protein MTYSIPTLLGVAAAGAVALTSLLTLPDAYAHGNVTPQGVDTTGLPKVGDKWLEQNPYRGNKLALTVGTSAYNQNCARCHGIEAISGGIAPDLRQLDRDCFSIKNETKKQACYKETDNYYLATIRHGKVRNGAVYMPPFEGVFNQEAMWAIKTYLETRRESN; encoded by the coding sequence ATGACCTATTCCATTCCTACCCTGCTCGGCGTGGCGGCTGCCGGCGCTGTCGCCCTCACTTCCCTGCTGACCTTGCCCGATGCCTATGCGCATGGCAATGTCACGCCGCAAGGCGTCGACACCACGGGCTTGCCCAAGGTGGGCGACAAGTGGCTGGAGCAGAATCCGTACCGGGGCAACAAGCTGGCCTTGACTGTGGGCACCTCGGCCTACAACCAGAATTGCGCGCGCTGCCACGGCATCGAAGCCATCTCGGGCGGCATCGCGCCGGACTTGCGCCAGCTGGACCGCGATTGTTTCAGCATCAAGAATGAGACAAAGAAACAAGCGTGTTACAAGGAAACGGACAATTATTACCTGGCGACCATACGCCATGGCAAAGTGCGCAACGGCGCCGTGTACATGCCGCCGTTTGAGGGCGTGTTCAACCAGGAAGCCATGTGGGCCATCAAGACCTACCTGGAAACCCGCCGCGAGTCGAACTGA